A segment of the Candidatus Obscuribacterales bacterium genome:
TATGAATCGCACCATCTACCCTCACCCTAGCCCTCTGCCAACAGGAGAGAGGACAAGAGTTTTAGCCCCTTCTCCCTAGGGAGAAGGGTTGGGGATGGGGGCAATTCATCCTGCTATCCAGCAATGCCGTAGGCGTTACTCGACGGTATGGCCGGCCGAGGTGATGGCTTGGCGCACATCCGCTTCGCTGGAGGTTGTGATCACGGTCACATTTTTGTTGTCTAAATCAGCATCTACTTGGGCTGATGCGTCCAGCTTGGCGATCGCCTTGGTGACGGTTTTGACACAGGCGTCGCACATAATAGACGGCACGTTGATGGTCATCGCCATGACAGTTCTCCCGTAATCCATACGTCCTATGACTCATTGTGCCGTGAGAGCGGCCCCTTGGCTACTGGCAAGCGATCGCGGTTAGCGCTTCCTGCACCACAGTGGCGGGTACTTGATCGGTGACAATCACCGTGCCGATGCTCTGGGGCAAGATAAACCGCACTTGGCCATCGAGCACCTTTTTATCGTGACTGAGGGCAGCGACGATCGCATCCAAATCCATCCCGGCTGGCAGTTGAGTGGGCAGGCCGGTTTTTTGGATCAAGGCAGTTTGGCGATCGCTCTCGGCAGCAGTCCACATCCCGAGCTGCACGGCAATATGCCCGGCGGCAACCATGCCGATACCCACAGCCTCACCATGGTTGACCAGCTTATAGCCCGTCAGACTTTCCACGGCGTGACCTATAGTGTGCCCGTAGTTCAAAATCGCCCGTAGCCCTGCCTCTTTTTCATCCTTGCTGACCACATGGGCCTTGGCCTGGCAGGAGCGGGTGAGAATGGTATGCAGCAACTCCTCAGGTAGGTAACGGACTTGATCCAGGCGCTT
Coding sequences within it:
- a CDS encoding heavy-metal-associated domain-containing protein; amino-acid sequence: MAMTINVPSIMCDACVKTVTKAIAKLDASAQVDADLDNKNVTVITTSSEADVRQAITSAGHTVE